In Procambarus clarkii isolate CNS0578487 chromosome 6, FALCON_Pclarkii_2.0, whole genome shotgun sequence, one DNA window encodes the following:
- the LOC123754004 gene encoding uncharacterized protein isoform X2, whose translation MGSSCLIKTCTVKKTKVGASFHRLPWKYPSLFRTLQHVFGNSNVRELTRWSRICSLHIAQLAPLAATDDVVRRLMEYYAWNARSYKRIFELSKLEEAQDVKGCVDEALQFLEGEQVLDNGSWSLEDLVKNGVFVLRNCDGVKGEASCGDWQSVASNKSESSQPSEEEEVGAPGLVVSRAHTAQVESGHYVGQYLLQLLAGTLAHTRQGDRSMIPDDSAAGAMDAARDPDVCMDEDGKSKKTGCGEEQDINDNHTKLAAQGNTSGEANNVLTNGEVQTKESGNKESVDEPSRTNECEEDRDNKMEMEVEETEEPQVDIEGSEDEKDSSEDDEDKLVISEGNERGTEESADENSKEEAPIVSQKSTSRSPTPKGSEKRPAEDEAAPEIATKRPRPLEDMISLESLTSVSQVEGSLGQVKRDLEALEFLIKQKEEEWNALLRLQKRKEELYIRLARRRHVLLMKNGQGDIEGEGIKVGEETSEEGRSNLMFLPQGGYSSLGGPQLPLMMMSQLIAGSASPQALQMLPQVVTTKDNSQGESGGNSNSNISVIDIHTSSNKPGSETPKVSMTPEAHSKLSKQLSTGLASMKPILPKPAGGMSAMSGLPTSLSFTATGHGPQGPTVNVQHLIAAHRKENPNTPPISPTAACDITVENAFVNKPLQHIRRAARGAWRHRYDGDKRTSRDQDRPPSVSSSSSDADTRTTPSSKSFLAMSDPSVSYKDVLLRFAELTQIEKQPGSPQISIFPVGSSDGGPKRSDGSRESTPVMRDQTPSLPSTIIPPTTKSSLEAPSALAKLLLESRASVTSSNLVKAVGESASNSQYLTLSALLSGGSTTTVKDKAAAHSQAEGRNKKSSHQQEEGSGNPKCQGCHKQRAQFVCAGCGNQWYCSRECQVAAWEEHSEHCNN comes from the exons ATGGGGTCATCTTGCCTCATCAAGACGTGCACAGTGAAGAAAACCAAGGTGGGAGCATCTTTCCACCGCCTCCCGTGGAAATACCCAAGCCTCTTCCGGACCTTGCAACATGTGTTTGGGAATAGCAACGTTCGCGAGCTGACGCGCTGGTCCAGGATCTGCTCGCTCCACATAGCCCAGCTGGCCCCCCTGGCCGCCACCGATGACGTAGTGCGCCGGCTCATGGAGTACTACGCCTGGAACGCTCGCAGCTACAAGAGAATATTTGAACTGTCCAAGCTTGAGGAAGCCCAAGACGTTAAGGGGTGTGTGGACGAAGCCCTGCAGTTCCTGGAGGGTGAGCAGGTCCTGGATAATGGCAGCTGGTCTCTGGAAGACTTGGTCAAGAACGGAGTGTTTGTGTTGAGGAACTGTGATGGTGTGAAGGGCGAGGCTTCGTGTGGAGACTGGCAGAGTGTGGCCAGCAACAAGAGCGAGTCGTCGCAAccctcagaggaggaggaggttgggGCGCCGGGTCTGGTAGTCAGCAGGGCGCACACTGCCCAGGTCGAGTCAGGTCACTACGTGGGCCAGTACCTCCTCCAGTTACTAGCGGGGACTCTCGCCCACACACGACAAG GCGACCGCAGTATGATCCCGGATGACTCTGCGGCCGGAGCCATGGACGCAGCCAGGGATCCGGATGTGTGCATGGACGAGGATGGCAAGTCGAAGAAAACGGGATGCGGGGAGGAGCAAGACATTAACGATAACCATACTAAACTGGCTGCTCAGGGAAACACAAGTGGCGAGGCTAATAATGTGTTAACAAATGGGGAAGTACAAACTAAAGAAAGTGGTAATAAAGAGTCGGTTGACGAACCAAGTCGAACAAATGAATGTGAGGAAGACAGGGACAATAAAATGGAAATGGAAGTGGAAGAAACAGAGGAGCCTCAAGTGGATATTGAGGGGAGTGAAGATGAAAAAGACTCTAGTGAGGATGATGAGGATAAATTAGTGATTAGTGAGGGGAATGAAAGGGGGACGGAAGAATCGGCAGATGAAAACTCTAAAGAAG AAGCCCCAATAGTATCACAGAAAAGTACAAGTAGATCACCAACTCCAAAGGGAAGTGAAAAGCGACCTGCGGAAGATGAGGCAGCTCCTGAAATTGCAACAAAGAGACCAAGGCCCTTGGAGGATATGATATCTCTTGAATCTCTAACCTCGGTTTCACAGGTTGAGGGTTCTCTTGGGCAAGTGAAGCGGGATCTTGAG GCATTAGAATTCTTGATAAAGCAGAAAGAGGAAGAATGGAATGCCCTTCTTAGATTACAGAAACGTAAGGAAGAGCTGTATATTCGATTGGCAAGAAGAAGGCATGTTCTCCTTATGAAGAATGGCCAAGGTGATATAGAGGGAGAGGGGATTAAGGTGGGGGAGGAAACCAGTGAAGAAGGTCGCAGTAACCTTATGTTTCTACCTCAAGGAGGGTATTCCTCCTTGGGTGGCCCACAGTTACCACTGATGATGATGAGTCAGCTAATAGCAGGTTCTGCCTCGCCACAAGCTCTTCAG ATGTTACCACAAGTTGTGACCACAAAAGACAACAGCCAAGGAGAGAGTGGTGGCAATAGCAACAGCAATATCAGTGTAATAGATATTCATACAAGTAGCAACAAACCTGGTAGTGAAACTCCCAAAGTGTCCATGACTCCAGAAGCTCACAGCAAACTCAGTAAGCAGCTAAGCACTGGCTTGGCCTCTATGAAACCTATACTTCCCAAGCCAGCCGGGGGTATGAGTGCAATGTCTGGTCTCCCTACATCCCTGTCATTCACAGCCACTGGCCATGGCCCTCAAGGCCCCACAGTCAATGTCCAACATTTAATAGCAGCTCATCGAAAGGAAAACCCAAATACTCCACCCATCAG CCCAACTGCTGCGTGTGACATCACTGTTGAGAACGCGTTTGTCAACAAGCCATTACAACACATCAG AAGAGCTGCGAGAGGAGCATGGCGACACCGCTACGATGGTGATAAACGGACGTCACGTGACCAGGATCGTCCGCCTAGTGTATCCAGTTCCAGCAGTGATGCGGATACACGAACCACGCCGTCGTCTAAAAGTTTTCTGGCCATGAGTGATCCATCTGTATCATATAAAGATGTACTTCTACGCTTCGCTGAACTAACTCAAATAGAGAAGCAGCCTGGTTCTCCACAG ATATCAATTTTCCCTGTGGGTAGCAGTGATGGAGGTCCAAAGAGGTCTGATGGTAGTCGAGAATCCACCCCAGTGATGAGGGATCagactccctctcttccttctactATTATTCCACCCACAACCAAATCCAGTTTAGAAGCACCATCAGCTTTAGCAAag CTACTATTGGAGTCCAGGGCCAGTGTAACTAGTAGTAATTTAGTCAAAGCTGTTGGAGAGAGTGCATCCAACTCCCAATACCTCACACTCTCTGCACTTCTCTCTGGCGGATCTACCACAACGGTCAAAGATAAAGCTGCTGCACACTCCCAG GCGGAAGGCCGAAATAAAAAATCGAGCCACCAGCAAGAAGAGGGAAGCGGAAACCCCAAGTGTCAGGGATGCCACAAGCAACGAGCACAGTTTGTGTGTGCAGGCTGTGGAAACCAGTGGTACTGCTCCAGGGAATGTCAG GTGGCAGCTTGGGAGGAACATTCTGAACACTGTAATAACTAA
- the LOC123754004 gene encoding uncharacterized protein isoform X6, whose amino-acid sequence MKVSPRTPRAEDGDLTSAGGRWPRLSPPSASTGDRSMIPDDSAAGAMDAARDPDVCMDEDGKSKKTGCGEEQDINDNHTKLAAQGNTSGEANNVLTNGEVQTKESGNKESVDEPSRTNECEEDRDNKMEMEVEETEEPQVDIEGSEDEKDSSEDDEDKLVISEGNERGTEESADENSKEEAPIVSQKSTSRSPTPKGSEKRPAEDEAAPEIATKRPRPLEDMISLESLTSVSQVEGSLGQVKRDLEALEFLIKQKEEEWNALLRLQKRKEELYIRLARRRHVLLMKNGQGDIEGEGIKVGEETSEEGRSNLMFLPQGGYSSLGGPQLPLMMMSQLIAGSASPQALQMLPQVVTTKDNSQGESGGNSNSNISVIDIHTSSNKPGSETPKVSMTPEAHSKLSKQLSTGLASMKPILPKPAGGMSAMSGLPTSLSFTATGHGPQGPTVNVQHLIAAHRKENPNTPPISPTAACDITVENAFVNKPLQHISLKIPTNRRAARGAWRHRYDGDKRTSRDQDRPPSVSSSSSDADTRTTPSSKSFLAMSDPSVSYKDVLLRFAELTQIEKQPGSPQISIFPVGSSDGGPKRSDGSRESTPVMRDQTPSLPSTIIPPTTKSSLEAPSALAKLLLESRASVTSSNLVKAVGESASNSQYLTLSALLSGGSTTTVKDKAAAHSQAEGRNKKSSHQQEEGSGNPKCQGCHKQRAQFVCAGCGNQWYCSRECQVAAWEEHSEHCNN is encoded by the exons GCGACCGCAGTATGATCCCGGATGACTCTGCGGCCGGAGCCATGGACGCAGCCAGGGATCCGGATGTGTGCATGGACGAGGATGGCAAGTCGAAGAAAACGGGATGCGGGGAGGAGCAAGACATTAACGATAACCATACTAAACTGGCTGCTCAGGGAAACACAAGTGGCGAGGCTAATAATGTGTTAACAAATGGGGAAGTACAAACTAAAGAAAGTGGTAATAAAGAGTCGGTTGACGAACCAAGTCGAACAAATGAATGTGAGGAAGACAGGGACAATAAAATGGAAATGGAAGTGGAAGAAACAGAGGAGCCTCAAGTGGATATTGAGGGGAGTGAAGATGAAAAAGACTCTAGTGAGGATGATGAGGATAAATTAGTGATTAGTGAGGGGAATGAAAGGGGGACGGAAGAATCGGCAGATGAAAACTCTAAAGAAG AAGCCCCAATAGTATCACAGAAAAGTACAAGTAGATCACCAACTCCAAAGGGAAGTGAAAAGCGACCTGCGGAAGATGAGGCAGCTCCTGAAATTGCAACAAAGAGACCAAGGCCCTTGGAGGATATGATATCTCTTGAATCTCTAACCTCGGTTTCACAGGTTGAGGGTTCTCTTGGGCAAGTGAAGCGGGATCTTGAG GCATTAGAATTCTTGATAAAGCAGAAAGAGGAAGAATGGAATGCCCTTCTTAGATTACAGAAACGTAAGGAAGAGCTGTATATTCGATTGGCAAGAAGAAGGCATGTTCTCCTTATGAAGAATGGCCAAGGTGATATAGAGGGAGAGGGGATTAAGGTGGGGGAGGAAACCAGTGAAGAAGGTCGCAGTAACCTTATGTTTCTACCTCAAGGAGGGTATTCCTCCTTGGGTGGCCCACAGTTACCACTGATGATGATGAGTCAGCTAATAGCAGGTTCTGCCTCGCCACAAGCTCTTCAG ATGTTACCACAAGTTGTGACCACAAAAGACAACAGCCAAGGAGAGAGTGGTGGCAATAGCAACAGCAATATCAGTGTAATAGATATTCATACAAGTAGCAACAAACCTGGTAGTGAAACTCCCAAAGTGTCCATGACTCCAGAAGCTCACAGCAAACTCAGTAAGCAGCTAAGCACTGGCTTGGCCTCTATGAAACCTATACTTCCCAAGCCAGCCGGGGGTATGAGTGCAATGTCTGGTCTCCCTACATCCCTGTCATTCACAGCCACTGGCCATGGCCCTCAAGGCCCCACAGTCAATGTCCAACATTTAATAGCAGCTCATCGAAAGGAAAACCCAAATACTCCACCCATCAG CCCAACTGCTGCGTGTGACATCACTGTTGAGAACGCGTTTGTCAACAAGCCATTACAACACATCAG TTTGAAAATTCCCACCAACAGAAGAGCTGCGAGAGGAGCATGGCGACACCGCTACGATGGTGATAAACGGACGTCACGTGACCAGGATCGTCCGCCTAGTGTATCCAGTTCCAGCAGTGATGCGGATACACGAACCACGCCGTCGTCTAAAAGTTTTCTGGCCATGAGTGATCCATCTGTATCATATAAAGATGTACTTCTACGCTTCGCTGAACTAACTCAAATAGAGAAGCAGCCTGGTTCTCCACAG ATATCAATTTTCCCTGTGGGTAGCAGTGATGGAGGTCCAAAGAGGTCTGATGGTAGTCGAGAATCCACCCCAGTGATGAGGGATCagactccctctcttccttctactATTATTCCACCCACAACCAAATCCAGTTTAGAAGCACCATCAGCTTTAGCAAag CTACTATTGGAGTCCAGGGCCAGTGTAACTAGTAGTAATTTAGTCAAAGCTGTTGGAGAGAGTGCATCCAACTCCCAATACCTCACACTCTCTGCACTTCTCTCTGGCGGATCTACCACAACGGTCAAAGATAAAGCTGCTGCACACTCCCAG GCGGAAGGCCGAAATAAAAAATCGAGCCACCAGCAAGAAGAGGGAAGCGGAAACCCCAAGTGTCAGGGATGCCACAAGCAACGAGCACAGTTTGTGTGTGCAGGCTGTGGAAACCAGTGGTACTGCTCCAGGGAATGTCAG GTGGCAGCTTGGGAGGAACATTCTGAACACTGTAATAACTAA